One window from the genome of Castellaniella sp. MT123 encodes:
- a CDS encoding YqaA family protein translates to MEIWLQSSIHALLAALALPGVGLPAIFVISLISATLLPLGSEPAVFAYVQIAPHMFWPAVLVATVGNTLGGITSYAMGTGAETLWEHWRAWRGHAPADLPRANTQAGGRWHALTTRWFHRFGPPALLLSWLPVVGDPLCAVAGWLRLPFWPCVVYMAVGKLLRYIAMTAALLHAWPWLSQLL, encoded by the coding sequence ATGGAAATCTGGTTGCAATCCTCGATCCATGCCCTGCTCGCCGCACTGGCCCTGCCAGGCGTCGGCCTGCCCGCCATCTTCGTCATCAGTCTGATCTCGGCCACTTTGCTGCCGCTGGGGTCGGAACCGGCCGTCTTTGCCTATGTCCAGATCGCGCCGCATATGTTCTGGCCCGCCGTGCTGGTCGCCACCGTGGGCAACACCCTGGGTGGCATCACCAGCTATGCCATGGGCACGGGTGCGGAAACCCTCTGGGAACACTGGCGCGCATGGCGGGGACATGCGCCGGCGGACCTCCCGCGCGCCAATACGCAGGCGGGCGGCCGCTGGCATGCGCTGACCACGCGCTGGTTCCACCGCTTCGGCCCCCCGGCCCTGCTGCTGTCCTGGCTGCCCGTCGTCGGCGACCCGCTGTGCGCCGTCGCTGGCTGGCTGCGGCTACCGTTCTGGCCCTGCGTCGTCTACATGGCCGTCGGCAAGCTGCTGCGCTACATCGCCATGACGGCGGCACTGCTGCATGCCTGGCCCTGGCTCAGCCAGCTGTTGTAG
- a CDS encoding D-amino acid dehydrogenase, whose product MHACVIGAGVIGVTTAWQLAREGWQVTLVDAAAEPASGASHANGGQLSYSYVAPLAGPGVLPDLPHWLLSPSSPLRFKLRADPRQWRWCLQFLQACNARAASATTAQLLSLSYLSRQVLHEIQRDDPIDFSHLRNGKLIAYRTPALLDKARAQVELQAGLGSEQRVLDADQLIELEPALAPARARLAGAVYTPSEESGDCARFTQGLFQRLSALPGVELRMRTSIQRLERSDNRIRSLRTTQGELIEADQFVLAAGLESRQLLAALGTRAPLYPLKGYSLSLPCTAGQVPAISVTDYERRTVYAKLDGTLRIAAMVGIGITGQGIEADRIALIKRQARELLPQVDMEPAQAWAGERPATPHGRPIIGRSRAASNLWLNIGHGALGFTLACGSSHLLESLMTGSAPAIDPAPFQPTC is encoded by the coding sequence ATGCATGCATGTGTGATCGGCGCTGGAGTCATCGGCGTCACCACGGCCTGGCAACTGGCCCGCGAAGGCTGGCAAGTCACCCTCGTCGATGCCGCCGCCGAACCGGCCAGCGGCGCCAGCCACGCCAACGGCGGCCAGCTCAGCTACAGCTATGTCGCCCCGCTGGCCGGTCCTGGCGTCCTGCCCGACCTGCCCCACTGGTTGCTCAGCCCAAGCTCGCCGCTGCGCTTCAAGCTGCGTGCCGATCCCCGGCAATGGCGCTGGTGCCTGCAGTTCCTGCAAGCCTGCAATGCCCGCGCCGCCTCGGCCACCACCGCCCAGCTGCTGTCGCTGTCCTATCTCAGCCGGCAAGTACTGCACGAGATCCAGCGGGATGACCCCATCGACTTCAGCCATCTGCGCAACGGCAAACTGATCGCTTACCGCACACCGGCGCTGCTCGACAAGGCCCGGGCCCAGGTCGAACTGCAGGCCGGGCTGGGCTCTGAACAGCGGGTCCTGGATGCCGACCAGTTGATCGAGCTGGAACCCGCCCTGGCGCCGGCCCGCGCCCGCCTGGCTGGCGCGGTCTACACCCCCAGCGAGGAATCGGGCGACTGCGCCCGGTTCACCCAGGGCCTGTTCCAGCGACTGTCGGCCCTGCCGGGGGTCGAACTGCGCATGCGGACCTCGATCCAGCGACTGGAGCGGTCGGACAATCGCATTCGTAGCCTGCGCACGACGCAGGGCGAACTCATCGAAGCGGACCAGTTCGTCCTGGCAGCCGGCCTGGAAAGCCGGCAGCTATTGGCGGCGCTGGGCACGCGCGCGCCGCTCTATCCCCTGAAGGGCTACAGCCTGAGCCTGCCCTGCACCGCCGGGCAGGTGCCGGCCATCAGCGTGACCGATTACGAGCGGCGCACCGTCTACGCCAAGCTGGATGGGACCCTGCGCATCGCAGCGATGGTCGGCATCGGGATCACCGGACAGGGCATCGAAGCCGATCGCATCGCCCTCATCAAGCGACAGGCCCGGGAACTGCTGCCGCAGGTGGACATGGAACCGGCCCAGGCCTGGGCCGGCGAACGCCCCGCCACTCCCCACGGCCGCCCCATCATCGGGCGCAGCCGGGCCGCGTCCAATCTGTGGCTGAACATCGGCCACGGCGCCCTGGGCTTCACGTTGGCCTGTGGCAGCAGCCACCTGCTGGAAAGCTTGATGACGGGCTCAGCCCCCGCGATCGATCCGGCACCGTTCCAGCCCACCTGCTGA
- a CDS encoding LysR substrate-binding domain-containing protein gives MRLRHIEVFEAIRQAGSLTQAAALLNISQPAASKILAHAEAQLGFKLFDRVKGRLVPTREAEILTPQISQLGQDLAHVRRLAANLRQGRQGHLRIGCAPAIGLGLLPMAIQRFHPGSQASFKISTLHSPDLVAALHAQELDLIVTFDNHDHPGLRRIPIGATELAYLSLTPAPDPVPLTQLADRPVIALDTRDQVGTVMDQTLRQAGIELDTRIIVQTHYVACSLVEAGCGDAIVDMLTGRAMLKPGMTLSHLDPPIPIPIHVMAHASDPLSLLHRDFIDCLEQVCHTLHETHPSG, from the coding sequence ATGCGGTTACGCCACATCGAAGTCTTCGAGGCCATTCGCCAGGCAGGCTCGCTGACGCAGGCCGCCGCGTTGCTGAACATCTCGCAGCCGGCTGCCAGCAAAATCCTCGCCCACGCCGAGGCACAGCTGGGCTTCAAACTGTTCGACCGGGTCAAAGGCCGCCTGGTGCCGACCCGCGAAGCCGAGATCCTGACACCTCAGATCAGTCAGCTGGGCCAGGATCTGGCGCACGTGCGGCGTCTGGCCGCGAATCTGCGTCAGGGTCGGCAAGGGCATCTGCGTATCGGCTGCGCACCTGCCATCGGCCTGGGCCTGTTGCCCATGGCCATTCAGCGCTTCCACCCCGGCTCGCAAGCCTCATTCAAGATCAGTACCCTGCACAGCCCGGATCTGGTCGCCGCGCTGCACGCCCAGGAACTGGACCTGATCGTCACCTTTGACAACCATGACCATCCGGGGCTGCGACGCATTCCGATCGGGGCCACCGAACTGGCCTACCTGAGTCTCACCCCCGCGCCCGACCCGGTGCCGCTGACGCAGCTGGCCGACAGGCCCGTCATCGCGCTGGACACCCGCGACCAGGTCGGCACGGTCATGGACCAGACTCTGCGGCAGGCCGGCATCGAGCTCGACACCCGCATCATCGTCCAGACGCACTACGTCGCCTGCAGCCTTGTCGAGGCGGGGTGCGGGGATGCGATCGTCGACATGCTGACCGGCCGCGCCATGCTCAAGCCCGGCATGACCCTCAGCCACCTGGATCCGCCCATCCCCATCCCGATCCATGTCATGGCGCACGCCAGCGATCCCCTGAGCCTGCTGCACCGCGATTTCATCGACTGTCTGGAACAGGTCTGCCACACGCTGCACGAAACCCATCCATCAGGGTAA
- a CDS encoding amino acid ABC transporter substrate-binding protein, with amino-acid sequence MKLLPIILATAVSVAGMTAAQAETSRMDKIKSTGELTLGYRDSSIPFSYLDDNQKPVGYSMDICYGIADALKKDLKLPDLKIKLVSVTSSTRIPLVANGTVDLACGSATNNEQRQVQVSFAPTTFVTATRFTALKSSKLNDLKDFKGKTVVSTSGTSNLKWLTQVNADDKLGMRIIPAKDHSEAFLTVASGRASAFFMDDILLAGLVASSQKPGDWMISQKAYTIEPYGIIEPKGDAAFKTAVDNAVKAMMKDGKIDALYKKWFMSPIPPKNINLNWAMTPELKKVIEHPTDSPNPADYK; translated from the coding sequence ATGAAACTGTTGCCAATTATTCTGGCCACGGCCGTGTCGGTCGCGGGCATGACGGCAGCCCAGGCTGAAACCAGCCGGATGGACAAGATCAAGTCGACCGGGGAATTGACCCTGGGCTACCGCGATTCGTCGATTCCGTTCTCGTATCTGGACGACAACCAGAAGCCCGTCGGCTATTCCATGGACATCTGCTACGGCATCGCGGACGCGCTGAAGAAAGACCTGAAGCTGCCCGATCTGAAAATCAAACTGGTGTCGGTGACTTCCTCCACCCGGATCCCGCTGGTTGCCAACGGCACCGTCGATCTGGCTTGCGGTTCGGCCACCAACAACGAACAGCGCCAGGTCCAGGTCAGCTTCGCGCCGACCACCTTTGTGACGGCGACGCGGTTCACGGCCCTGAAGAGCTCCAAGCTTAACGATCTGAAGGACTTCAAGGGCAAGACCGTGGTGTCCACCTCCGGCACCAGCAACCTGAAATGGCTGACCCAGGTCAATGCCGACGACAAGCTGGGCATGCGCATCATTCCGGCCAAGGACCACTCCGAAGCCTTCCTGACCGTGGCCAGCGGCCGCGCGTCGGCATTCTTCATGGATGACATCCTGCTGGCGGGCCTGGTGGCCAGTTCCCAGAAGCCGGGCGACTGGATGATCAGCCAGAAGGCCTACACGATCGAACCCTACGGCATCATCGAGCCCAAGGGCGACGCGGCGTTCAAGACCGCCGTCGATAACGCGGTCAAGGCCATGATGAAGGACGGCAAGATCGACGCGCTATACAAAAAATGGTTCATGTCGCCAATTCCGCCGAAAAACATCAACCTGAACTGGGCGATGACGCCTGAACTGAAGAAGGTCATCGAACACCCGACCGATTCGCCCAATCCCGCAGACTACAAATAA
- a CDS encoding amino acid ABC transporter permease — translation MNYHWNWLIFWAEAPDGTGTYLDTLIRGMYWTISVSILAWVIALVIGVVVGVLRTSRISWVERLCTAYVELFRNVPLLVQMFLWYFVFPEVVPGSLGDIIKQADPVWSTFWTATVCLGLFTSSRIAEQFRAGITALPRGQAMAGTAVGLTRVQVYRYLLLPMTVRIIMPPLTSEALNLIKNSSVAFTIGLLEITGAARSMQEFSFQIFESFTAATILYLVINLVVVVLMRLIEKWISVPGFAGIKR, via the coding sequence ATGAATTACCACTGGAACTGGCTGATTTTCTGGGCTGAAGCCCCTGATGGCACCGGGACCTATCTGGATACCCTGATCCGGGGCATGTACTGGACGATTTCCGTCTCCATTCTGGCCTGGGTGATTGCCCTGGTCATCGGGGTCGTGGTCGGTGTTTTGCGTACCAGCCGCATCAGCTGGGTCGAGCGGCTGTGTACCGCTTATGTCGAATTGTTCCGCAACGTCCCGCTGCTGGTGCAGATGTTTCTGTGGTACTTCGTGTTCCCTGAAGTCGTGCCAGGGTCGCTGGGCGACATCATCAAACAGGCCGATCCGGTCTGGAGCACGTTCTGGACCGCCACAGTCTGTCTGGGCCTGTTCACCTCGTCGCGGATCGCCGAGCAGTTTCGCGCCGGCATCACGGCCTTGCCGCGTGGTCAGGCCATGGCGGGTACCGCCGTGGGGCTGACCCGGGTGCAGGTGTACCGTTACCTGTTGCTGCCCATGACCGTGCGCATCATCATGCCGCCGCTGACGTCCGAAGCCCTTAATCTGATCAAGAACTCGTCTGTCGCCTTCACGATCGGTCTGCTCGAAATCACCGGCGCTGCGCGTTCGATGCAGGAATTTTCGTTCCAGATCTTCGAAAGCTTCACGGCGGCGACGATCCTGTATCTGGTCATCAACCTGGTGGTCGTGGTCCTGATGCGCCTGATCGAGAAATGGATCAGCGTGCCCGGGTTCGCGGGTATCAAGCGATAA
- a CDS encoding amino acid ABC transporter permease, whose protein sequence is MNGFDFDVIWRTLPYVLGTGLAFTLKLTVLATVGAIILGTLMAMMRLSSNRVISGVAGFYVNLMRALPLILIIFWFYFLVPYVIGWVTQAGRPIAVGGFTSALITFVLFEAAYFCEIMRAGIMSVPFGQAGAGYALGLNYWQVMGHVVLPQAFRNMTPVLLTQMIVLFQDTSLVYVLSLTDFLGAANNIAQRDGRLVEMFVFAAVVYFLISYAASRSVKRLERRMAIAS, encoded by the coding sequence ATGAATGGATTCGATTTCGACGTCATCTGGCGTACGCTGCCCTACGTCCTTGGGACCGGGCTGGCGTTCACCCTGAAACTCACGGTCCTGGCCACGGTGGGTGCCATCATCCTGGGCACCCTGATGGCGATGATGCGGCTTTCTTCGAACCGCGTCATCTCCGGGGTTGCCGGGTTCTACGTGAACCTGATGCGGGCCCTGCCGCTGATCCTGATCATTTTCTGGTTCTATTTTCTGGTGCCGTACGTCATCGGTTGGGTGACTCAGGCGGGCCGGCCCATCGCGGTCGGCGGCTTTACCTCGGCCCTGATCACATTCGTCCTGTTCGAGGCGGCCTATTTCTGCGAGATCATGCGCGCGGGCATCATGTCCGTCCCATTTGGCCAGGCGGGCGCGGGCTATGCCCTGGGCCTGAACTACTGGCAGGTCATGGGGCACGTGGTTCTGCCGCAGGCCTTTCGCAACATGACGCCGGTGCTGCTGACGCAGATGATCGTCCTGTTCCAGGACACATCCCTGGTGTACGTGCTGTCGCTGACGGATTTCCTGGGCGCCGCCAACAACATCGCCCAGCGCGATGGGCGTCTGGTGGAAATGTTCGTTTTCGCAGCCGTTGTCTATTTTCTCATTTCCTATGCCGCGTCCCGTTCGGTCAAGCGGCTCGAGCGCCGCATGGCCATCGCCAGCTAA
- a CDS encoding amino acid ABC transporter ATP-binding protein, translated as MIEFKNVSKWYGSFQVLTDCTTSVSKGEVVVICGPSGSGKSTLIKTANALEPFQKGEIFIDGVSVGAPTTNLPKLRSRIGMVFQHFELFPHLSVMRNLSLAQIKVLGRSEAEAGERARALLDRVGLKAHIDKYPGQLSGGQQQRVAIARALAMDPMAMLFDEPTSALDPEMVNEVLDVMVDLAKEGMTMMVVTHEMGFARSVADRVIFMDQGAIIEDCTKEEFFGNPDARSERAKHFLSKILHH; from the coding sequence ATGATTGAATTCAAGAATGTCAGCAAATGGTATGGATCCTTCCAGGTCCTGACCGACTGCACCACTTCCGTCTCCAAGGGCGAGGTCGTCGTGATCTGCGGCCCGTCGGGGTCAGGTAAATCCACCCTGATCAAGACCGCCAACGCGCTGGAACCCTTCCAGAAGGGTGAAATCTTCATCGACGGCGTCTCCGTCGGTGCACCGACGACCAATCTGCCCAAGCTGCGGTCTCGCATCGGCATGGTGTTTCAGCATTTCGAACTCTTTCCGCACCTGTCCGTGATGCGCAACCTGTCCCTTGCCCAGATCAAGGTTCTGGGCCGCTCCGAGGCCGAGGCGGGCGAGCGCGCGCGCGCTTTGCTGGATCGCGTGGGCCTGAAGGCGCATATCGACAAATACCCCGGTCAGCTGTCGGGCGGCCAGCAGCAGCGTGTGGCCATCGCACGGGCGCTGGCCATGGATCCCATGGCCATGCTGTTCGACGAACCGACATCCGCGCTGGATCCCGAAATGGTCAACGAGGTGCTGGACGTCATGGTCGACCTGGCCAAGGAAGGCATGACGATGATGGTGGTCACCCATGAAATGGGCTTTGCCCGCAGCGTGGCGGATCGGGTGATCTTCATGGATCAGGGCGCCATCATCGAGGACTGCACCAAGGAAGAATTCTTCGGCAATCCGGACGCGCGCTCCGAGCGGGCCAAGCACTTCCTGTCGAAGATCCTGCATCATTGA
- a CDS encoding D-amino acid aminotransferase: MIPGVDNDSIVYLNGDYVRLGDAKISVLDRGFIFGDGIYEVVPCYGGKPFLMGNHLARLQRSLAAIRLETGWDIPAWERLVLEMLSRSGSGAGDRTVYLQVTRGVAKRDHGFPENSQATIFCMVSPLKRPDAKKREHGMSAVSMADERWLHCEIKSVSLLGNVLAKQHATDAGVDEVLQFRDGHLSEGSSCNIWVVKDGVLRAPVRDHFILEGIRYGFLEGLATKAGIAFEARPITREEVAQADELMLSSATKEVLPITQYDGRPVGSGKPGPVYARLRADYDAAIAAL; this comes from the coding sequence ATGATTCCCGGTGTTGACAATGACAGTATCGTCTATCTGAACGGCGATTACGTCCGACTGGGCGATGCCAAGATCTCGGTCCTGGACCGGGGTTTCATTTTCGGCGATGGCATTTATGAAGTCGTACCGTGCTACGGCGGCAAGCCCTTCCTGATGGGCAATCACCTGGCGCGCCTGCAGCGTAGCCTGGCTGCCATCCGTCTGGAAACCGGCTGGGATATCCCCGCCTGGGAGCGGCTCGTCCTGGAAATGCTGTCGCGTTCGGGATCCGGGGCGGGCGACCGCACCGTCTACCTGCAGGTGACGCGTGGAGTTGCCAAGCGCGATCATGGCTTCCCGGAAAATAGCCAGGCTACCATCTTCTGCATGGTGTCCCCGCTCAAGCGGCCGGACGCCAAGAAGCGCGAACACGGCATGTCGGCCGTCAGCATGGCCGATGAGCGCTGGCTGCATTGCGAGATCAAGTCCGTGTCCCTGTTGGGCAACGTGCTGGCCAAGCAGCACGCCACCGACGCCGGCGTGGACGAAGTGCTGCAGTTTCGCGACGGCCATCTGTCGGAAGGGTCGTCCTGCAACATCTGGGTGGTGAAGGACGGCGTGTTGCGTGCGCCAGTGCGCGATCACTTCATCCTGGAAGGCATCCGCTACGGGTTTCTGGAAGGGTTGGCAACCAAGGCCGGCATTGCCTTCGAGGCGCGTCCCATCACCCGGGAAGAGGTCGCCCAGGCCGATGAGCTGATGCTGTCCTCGGCCACCAAGGAAGTCCTGCCGATCACGCAGTATGACGGGCGTCCGGTGGGTTCCGGCAAACCGGGCCCGGTCTATGCCCGTTTGCGGGCGGACTACGACGCGGCGATCGCGGCACTTTAA
- a CDS encoding diguanylate cyclase gives MNSYSLDVTELPLCQMSLGQRYSFDKPLCVLILLAYVIVMTGLWLTVVQRITAERGQAVAAAMQANSSLAIAFQEQVSRTLLAAEQVAAFVRKQYLEGDRRLDLGDWLDQGVIRSHMFTIISVVNERGKIVNSTQNPLPAVNYSDRDFFIAQRANTRDTLYISQPVLGRVSGQWRIPMSLRITRPDGSFGGVVVIAIGPAYLTDFYRQADLGAEGLLEVTGLDGVTRSRKISREISFGGPARESSWFVRGATHPSGNLIDFGDVDGVKRIISYRTLSDYPLMAVVGTAYDDVMAPVRPREISYLTMAAGASAVLLLFTVWLTLGLARQRAVTEALQMSEARLAHAALHDPLTGLPNRILFLECAERALETARRHQTLAGFLYLDLDGFKEVNDYHGHVIGDLLLQQVAQRLEQHVRASSEDTVARFGGDEFTMILTALPTRENGEAVIRKILEALSVPFDLNGIEARISASIGAALYPLHGQDLQTLLGRADAAMYIAKNAGKNRFRWWRDESRPL, from the coding sequence TTGAACAGCTACAGTCTTGACGTTACAGAACTGCCACTTTGTCAGATGAGCCTGGGCCAGCGCTATTCGTTCGACAAGCCGCTGTGCGTGCTCATCCTGCTGGCGTACGTGATCGTGATGACGGGCCTGTGGCTGACCGTCGTGCAGCGCATCACCGCCGAGCGAGGCCAGGCGGTGGCCGCAGCGATGCAGGCCAATTCAAGCCTGGCCATTGCGTTCCAGGAACAGGTCAGCCGGACGCTGCTGGCTGCCGAGCAGGTCGCCGCCTTCGTGCGCAAACAATACCTGGAAGGAGATCGGCGTCTGGACCTCGGCGACTGGCTGGACCAAGGTGTGATCCGTTCGCACATGTTCACCATCATCAGCGTCGTGAACGAGCGCGGCAAGATCGTGAACAGCACCCAGAACCCACTGCCCGCAGTGAACTACAGCGACCGCGATTTTTTCATCGCCCAACGCGCCAATACCCGGGACACCCTCTACATCAGCCAGCCGGTCCTGGGCCGTGTGTCGGGCCAGTGGCGCATTCCGATGTCGCTGCGCATCACCCGGCCCGACGGCAGTTTTGGCGGGGTGGTCGTCATCGCGATCGGCCCTGCCTATCTGACCGATTTCTACCGTCAGGCCGACCTTGGCGCCGAGGGCCTGCTGGAAGTCACCGGACTCGACGGCGTCACGCGCAGCCGCAAGATCAGCCGTGAAATCAGCTTCGGCGGCCCCGCCCGGGAATCGTCCTGGTTCGTCCGCGGCGCCACCCACCCGAGCGGAAACCTCATCGATTTCGGTGATGTGGACGGCGTCAAACGCATCATCAGCTACCGGACCCTGAGCGACTACCCCCTGATGGCCGTCGTCGGGACCGCTTACGACGACGTCATGGCTCCCGTCCGGCCCCGGGAGATCAGCTACCTGACGATGGCGGCCGGCGCCTCGGCGGTCCTGCTGCTCTTCACAGTCTGGCTGACGTTGGGACTGGCCCGCCAGCGCGCCGTCACCGAGGCCCTGCAGATGAGCGAAGCCCGTCTGGCCCACGCCGCCTTGCACGACCCGTTGACGGGACTGCCCAACCGCATTCTGTTTCTGGAATGCGCCGAACGAGCACTGGAAACCGCCCGTCGACATCAAACCCTGGCAGGCTTCCTGTATCTGGATCTGGACGGCTTCAAGGAAGTCAACGATTACCACGGCCATGTCATCGGCGATCTCCTGCTGCAGCAGGTCGCGCAGCGGCTGGAGCAGCACGTGCGCGCCTCTTCCGAGGACACGGTGGCCCGGTTCGGCGGCGACGAATTCACCATGATCCTGACCGCCCTGCCCACGCGGGAAAACGGCGAGGCCGTCATCCGGAAGATCCTGGAGGCCCTGTCCGTGCCTTTCGATCTGAATGGCATCGAAGCCAGGATCTCGGCCAGCATAGGTGCCGCCCTGTACCCGCTGCACGGTCAGGATCTGCAGACGTTGCTCGGCCGCGCCGACGCGGCCATGTATATCGCCAAAAACGCCGGCAAGAACCGGTTCCGGTGGTGGCGTGACGAGTCCCGACCGCTTTAA
- the ilvA gene encoding threonine ammonia-lyase, biosynthetic yields the protein MSVDYLKRILTSKVYDVAHETPLDLAPRISKRIGNTVLLKREDTQPVFSFKLRGAYNKMAALSAEELKRGVIAASAGNHAQGVALSASRLKCRAVIVMPVTTPQVKIDAVRALGGEVVLFGDSFTDAAEHAAELQARDGLTFVHPFDDPDVIAGQGTVGMEILRQHPGPIDAVFVAIGGGGLISGVAAYIKQLRPDIQVIGVQTEDSDAMVRSVRAGRRVKLADVGLFSDGTAVKQVGQETFRLVREYVDDFVTVDTDAICAGIKDVFQDTRSVLEPAGALALAGLKRYAAQQKWKGKTLVAITCGANMNFDRLRFVAERADVGEAREALFAITLPEKRGSFLRLCEAVGQRSVTEFNYRISDAKQAHVYVGLQIRSEPEIEKLAAHFRKLDFPTLDLTGNEMAKTHLRYMVGGHSGLAKHEVLYRFEFPERPGALMRFLGAMNPEWNISLFHYRNQGDDYGRILVGIQVPPDDKKAFKDFLSTLGYPYWNETDNPAYRLFL from the coding sequence ATGTCCGTCGATTACCTGAAACGCATCCTGACGTCCAAAGTCTATGACGTCGCCCATGAAACCCCATTGGACCTGGCCCCCCGGATTTCGAAGCGCATCGGCAATACGGTGCTGCTCAAGCGCGAAGACACCCAGCCTGTGTTCAGCTTCAAACTGCGGGGCGCCTACAACAAGATGGCGGCTCTGAGCGCCGAGGAACTCAAGCGTGGGGTGATCGCGGCCTCGGCCGGCAACCATGCACAGGGGGTCGCCCTGTCGGCCAGCCGTCTGAAATGCCGCGCGGTCATTGTCATGCCGGTGACCACGCCCCAGGTCAAGATCGATGCCGTGCGCGCCCTGGGTGGCGAGGTCGTGCTGTTTGGCGACAGTTTCACCGACGCCGCCGAGCATGCGGCCGAACTGCAGGCGCGCGATGGCCTGACCTTCGTACACCCGTTCGATGACCCCGACGTCATCGCGGGTCAGGGCACGGTGGGCATGGAGATCCTGCGCCAGCACCCGGGCCCGATCGATGCGGTCTTCGTTGCCATCGGCGGGGGCGGGCTGATTTCTGGTGTGGCTGCGTACATCAAGCAGCTGCGCCCCGACATCCAGGTGATCGGCGTGCAGACCGAGGATTCCGACGCGATGGTGCGCAGCGTGCGGGCCGGGCGCCGGGTGAAGCTGGCCGACGTGGGCCTGTTTTCCGATGGGACCGCCGTCAAACAAGTCGGTCAGGAAACCTTCCGGCTGGTGCGCGAGTACGTCGATGATTTCGTCACGGTCGATACGGATGCCATCTGCGCTGGCATCAAGGACGTCTTCCAGGACACGCGCAGCGTGCTGGAGCCCGCCGGCGCGCTTGCTCTTGCGGGCTTGAAGCGCTACGCCGCGCAGCAGAAATGGAAGGGCAAGACGCTGGTGGCGATTACTTGCGGCGCCAACATGAATTTCGACCGGCTGCGTTTCGTGGCCGAACGGGCGGACGTGGGCGAGGCGCGTGAGGCGCTGTTCGCGATCACGCTGCCGGAAAAACGCGGCAGCTTCCTGCGCCTGTGCGAGGCGGTCGGCCAGCGGTCGGTCACCGAATTCAATTACCGGATCTCGGATGCCAAGCAGGCCCACGTCTATGTCGGTCTGCAGATCCGCTCCGAACCGGAAATCGAAAAGCTGGCGGCGCACTTCCGCAAACTGGATTTCCCGACGCTGGACCTGACCGGCAACGAGATGGCCAAGACGCACCTGCGTTACATGGTGGGCGGACACTCGGGCCTGGCCAAGCACGAGGTGCTGTATCGCTTCGAATTCCCGGAACGGCCGGGCGCGCTGATGAGGTTTCTGGGGGCGATGAATCCCGAGTGGAACATCAGCCTGTTCCACTACCGGAATCAGGGCGATGATTACGGCCGCATCCTGGTGGGTATCCAGGTACCGCCCGACGACAAGAAAGCGTTCAAGGACTTCCTGTCCACCCTGGGATATCCGTACTGGAACGAAACGGACAACCCGGCGTATCGACTGTTTCTTTGA